The window TGTGTCTGTTTGCAGTTTCAGTGATCATCTTCTTCCACACAGAAAACCCAACTCCCCAAAAGAGCAAGAGGcagaagagaaggagatgagcTCGATGATTATGAGCGCGAGTAGCTTCCCCAGCCTGGCTTTGGGTTGCTTCCTCCTGGTCCTGGTGGTCGAGCTACGTGTGGCCCATGGCTTGAGCCGCGATTCGATGCTCGATGTCGGCAGCGGTGGCCCTGTTGCCCCTCCAGCTACTGCGGGCATATGTGCCTCATCCTTCGTGACATATGGTTACAAATGCCAGGAGTTCGATGTAATTAAGCGCAGCTCGCAAATACCTTAAATCTTCGATTATCTTCATCTGTTAGAATAAGATTTAGCGTACTATCTTCGGATGTTTGTCGTGAGAATATAATGAATATCGCGTGCAGCACTCTGTTTTCATTGGGTGTGTTCTGTTTCAGGTGGTCACTCAGGATGGGTACATACTAAGCGTGCAAAGAATACCAGAAGGCCGAActgggggcggcggcggcggcaccaACAAGCAGCCTGTCCTAATACAGCATGGCGTCCTTGCGGTGAGTGCCTTATTTTCCGGCTCAAGACCGCCGGACATGTTCATTTGCGCTGCATATGCAATACTCTTATCGATTGCGCAATTGGCTATTGTCAAATCGACATGATATCCTTTAGACCCGCAAGAGCTGCGCCGTGCATGCATAGTTCACTTATGTGTCTCCTTTGCTACGTGCCACAACATTCCGTGACATGGGCCAGGACGTTAAATATCTCAAGTTGCTTAAATAGATATCGTTTCTCAGAATGTCTATCATTCCCATGTTTTTGTCCTAAAGGAGGGAGATTATCTGTTTATGGCGGTATGCTGTGAATGCAGGACGGGATGACGTGGCTGCTGAACCCACCAGAGCAGGACCTGCCCTTGATCTTGGCCGATAACGGGTTCGATGTGTGGATCGCCAACAGCCGAGGCACCCGATTCAGCCGGCGCCACACTTCCTTGGACCCTGCCAACGCGGTCagtacatctctctctctctctctctctctaaaatctgAATCATTGAAAGTGGCGAGTTTCATGTGAGTCATACATGAGTTTTGCTGGATTGATGATTctcatttatattgatatcCTTCCTGGATCCACTGTATCACTTATTCTCGAATAGGAAATACTTAAATGGGCTCGATAGTGGTCACATGGTCTGTGACGAGTGGCTACCGCACCTGAACTTGGGCCCATCTAGATTTCGAGCCTGGATAGGATATGATTGCTTTCTGATCCatcaaaaaacaatttctcaatgAGTTAAGCAGTTATTGGATCACCCAATAACGTATCATAATCATTGATTGAAAATGAGTTCATCTAATTTTTCATTACTGCTCTATTTTCAAGTGTAGCCAACGTTCAGAATCTCCGTATGCACTAAATGTAAATGGGATCTTCACGTTAATTGTAGTTGTAACCAGTGAATGCAGAAGAATTGTGCATCGCCAATTGAACAGGTGATTGAATTGCTGACAGGATTTTTGGAATTGGTCGTGGGACGAACTGGCGCAATTCGATGTCCCGGCCGTGCTCGACTTCATCCACGGGAAAACGGGGCAGAAGATAGATTACGTTGGTCACTCTCTggtgagaaattattttcagtaCACTTCATGGAATCAGGTCGTACGCCACATACATACGCGCGCATGTTATATGACAGCAGATGCAATCGATGTGCCTATCCTTTCCAAAAAACTTGATTTGTACTGCAGAAACTGAGGTTCTTGGGTAAATTTTCTTTCTGATTCCAGGGAACTTTGGTAGCTTTGGCGGCCTTATCGGAAGGGAAACTTGTGGACAAGCTGCAATCGGCAGCTCTGTTGAGCCCCATCGCTTATCTCAGCCATATGACCACTCCCCTAGGCGTCGTCGCCGCCAAATCCTTTTCTGGCGAGGTGAGCAGATAATTACCCTTGGCTCTTTCTCTTGCA of the Eucalyptus grandis isolate ANBG69807.140 chromosome 10, ASM1654582v1, whole genome shotgun sequence genome contains:
- the LOC120288808 gene encoding triacylglycerol lipase 2-like produces the protein MSSMIMSASSFPSLALGCFLLVLVVELRVAHGLSRDSMLDVGSGGPVAPPATAGICASSFVTYGYKCQEFDVVTQDGYILSVQRIPEGRTGGGGGGTNKQPVLIQHGVLADGMTWLLNPPEQDLPLILADNGFDVWIANSRGTRFSRRHTSLDPANADFWNWSWDELAQFDVPAVLDFIHGKTGQKIDYVGHSLGTLVALAALSEGKLVDKLQSAALLSPIAYLSHMTTPLGVVAAKSFSGEMVKSAGLAKFDPKDESVANFLQALCDIPGVNCYDSVAAFTGINCCLNDSTVDLFLKTEPQPTSTKTLVHLSQMARYGVLAKYNYGIPGFNVMHYGDVRPPVYNLSNIPRDFPIFLSHGGRDALSDPKDVRHLLDSLKLHDVGKLTVQFVENYAHADFIMAVNAKDIVYSQVLSFLKNQR